In a single window of the Acidobacteriaceae bacterium genome:
- the dnaB gene encoding replicative DNA helicase: MAAQPIPMSLNDGLPASVQTEVTVLGAMLLDAVAIVDATEKLRPEDFLLDSHQRIYRSILELQAVGHAVDTITVMEALSKRKELDAVGGPAYLAFLTEGIPRHPNIESYVRIIKDKSLLRQLLGIFNEGMAAAADQAEDATTVLNNVEAKLADVADSAIQRGLSNIPEIVANSFGSIDALYEQGREITGLATHYIEFDKMTSGLQSGELIIIAARPSMGKTAWAINIAQNCAVKDAKVVAVFSLEMSKESLLRRMLASEAMVGSRKLQTGFIPREDRGKLISALDRLMGSKMYIDDTPGITLAEMRAKARRLQQQENGLDLIVIDYLQLMTGSAGSSQKKFENRTQEVSSISRGLKALAKELRVPVVALSQLSRGSEQRTGDKKPLLSDLRESGSIEQDADVVAFIHREEYYDRENEDLKGKAEIIIAKQRNGPTGSIQMAYIADFTRFENLDTMHGETGGDAY; this comes from the coding sequence ATGGCCGCCCAACCCATTCCCATGTCCTTGAACGACGGTCTGCCCGCATCCGTGCAGACTGAGGTCACGGTTCTGGGAGCGATGCTGCTCGACGCCGTCGCGATCGTCGACGCCACCGAAAAACTCCGTCCCGAAGACTTCCTGCTCGATTCGCACCAGCGCATCTACCGCTCCATTCTCGAGCTGCAGGCCGTTGGCCACGCGGTCGACACCATCACTGTGATGGAGGCGCTGAGCAAGCGCAAGGAGCTCGACGCAGTCGGCGGCCCCGCATACCTCGCCTTCCTTACCGAGGGCATCCCGCGCCACCCCAACATCGAATCCTACGTCCGCATCATCAAGGACAAGAGCCTGCTGCGGCAGCTCCTCGGCATCTTCAACGAGGGCATGGCCGCCGCAGCGGATCAGGCTGAGGACGCGACGACCGTCCTCAACAACGTCGAAGCCAAGCTCGCCGATGTCGCCGATTCTGCCATTCAGCGCGGCCTCTCGAACATCCCTGAGATCGTCGCGAACAGCTTTGGGTCGATCGACGCGCTCTACGAGCAAGGCCGCGAGATCACCGGTCTTGCCACCCACTACATCGAGTTCGACAAGATGACCTCGGGCCTGCAGAGCGGCGAACTCATCATCATCGCCGCACGTCCTTCGATGGGCAAGACGGCATGGGCGATCAACATCGCGCAGAACTGCGCCGTAAAGGACGCCAAAGTTGTTGCTGTCTTCTCGCTCGAAATGTCGAAGGAGTCTTTGCTGCGACGCATGCTCGCCAGCGAGGCGATGGTCGGCTCGCGCAAGCTCCAGACCGGCTTCATCCCGCGCGAAGACCGCGGCAAGCTCATCTCCGCACTCGACCGCCTGATGGGCTCGAAGATGTATATCGACGACACGCCCGGCATCACCCTTGCAGAGATGCGCGCCAAAGCGCGCCGCCTCCAGCAGCAGGAAAACGGTCTCGACCTCATCGTCATTGACTACCTGCAGCTCATGACGGGCTCCGCCGGTTCGTCGCAGAAAAAGTTCGAGAACCGCACGCAGGAGGTCAGCTCCATCTCTCGCGGGCTCAAGGCACTGGCGAAAGAGCTGCGCGTGCCCGTCGTCGCGCTCTCGCAGCTCTCGCGTGGAAGCGAGCAGCGCACCGGCGACAAGAAGCCGCTGCTCTCCGACCTGCGCGAGTCGGGCTCCATCGAGCAGGACGCCGACGTGGTCGCCTTCATTCATCGCGAAGAGTACTACGACCGCGAGAACGAAGACCTGAAAGGCAAAGCCGAGATCATCATCGCGAAGCAGCGTAACGGCCCCACCGGCTCCATTCAAATGGCCTATATCGCCGACTTCACGCGTTTCGAGAACCTCGACACCATGCATGGCGAAACCGGCGGAGACGCATATTGA
- a CDS encoding GatB/YqeY domain-containing protein — MPEIAERVNKDIITAMKAREEHKLTALRMVKSALRAKEIDKREPLTAAEEQSILTTLLKQRRESVEQFTKGGRPELAAKEEAEIVLIEGYLPKAAGEDQIREVVFGAIDQITKDNGGTRPGPKDMGAVMKVAQQRSLASGIRVDGRVLSDMVKAELAKGA, encoded by the coding sequence ATGCCAGAGATCGCAGAGCGCGTGAATAAAGACATCATCACCGCGATGAAAGCTCGCGAAGAGCACAAGCTGACCGCGTTGCGCATGGTGAAGTCCGCATTGAGGGCCAAGGAGATCGACAAGCGCGAGCCTCTGACCGCGGCGGAAGAGCAGAGCATTCTGACGACGCTGCTGAAACAGCGGCGCGAGTCCGTGGAGCAGTTCACGAAGGGAGGGCGGCCTGAGCTTGCGGCGAAAGAAGAGGCCGAGATTGTGCTGATTGAAGGCTACCTTCCGAAAGCGGCCGGTGAGGATCAGATCCGCGAGGTGGTCTTTGGAGCCATCGATCAGATCACGAAGGACAATGGCGGCACGCGGCCGGGGCCAAAGGACATGGGCGCGGTGATGAAGGTTGCGCAGCAGCGAAGCCTGGCCAGTGGAATTCGCGTTGACGGCAGGGTCCTGAGCGACATGGTGAAAGCGGAACTGGCCAAGGGAGCCTGA
- a CDS encoding amidase: MLTSSKGSPVALNRRTLLSVCAAAGLGQTLFPGALLALASTPQAAGASGSRPPQSGNEDLRGWPAITPAMIDAAAVIAAVHITDEQKQMMLDGLLSQRNSALRVRELHLANGVAPVAMTNPVPAGTNPPPVEQPQPLRLGPAPNIAKIVAEAKSAREDADIASEAWAFATVRELGVALRQRKVTSVELTKMYLARLRRYDPLLKFVITYTDERALKQAAQADRELASGHDRGPLHGIPWGAKDLLAVKGYPTTWGAAGFEHQQFDYDAEVVKRLDEAGAVLVAKMTLGALAQGDLWFGARTRNPWNPHQGSSGSSAGSASAVAAGCLGFAIGTETLGSISSPSTRCGATGLRPSFGRVPRTGAMALSWSMDKIGPITRSAEDCAMVLHAISGPDGQDLSVHAGAFNADLTIDVRKLRVGYIKSAFDTPVLQPLPKDEIATLSDEERSKRENEHKAQFERRLYDAKYDAATLDRLRAMGLTLTPCELPDFHFSALLSILSSEAAAAFDELTLSGRDALLTGQKPFDWPNQFRTARFTPAVDYIQAQRARTLAIAQMHDLFTKFDVIVAPSGGTQLTATNLCGQPAVIVPNGIRGDDAPPPASTEEGAMNNVGGPGTPVSITFLAPLYEEAKACALANAYQQKAGFMALRPKLV; this comes from the coding sequence ATGCTGACTTCATCGAAAGGTTCCCCTGTGGCGCTCAACCGCCGCACGTTGCTCTCTGTTTGCGCTGCGGCCGGCCTTGGCCAAACACTTTTTCCCGGAGCACTGCTGGCGCTCGCGTCGACACCACAGGCTGCCGGAGCCTCAGGATCGCGGCCGCCGCAGTCGGGCAACGAAGATCTGCGCGGTTGGCCGGCCATCACTCCGGCGATGATCGACGCTGCCGCCGTGATTGCTGCGGTCCACATCACTGATGAGCAAAAGCAGATGATGCTGGACGGTCTTCTATCGCAGCGGAACAGTGCGCTGCGCGTCCGCGAACTTCATCTCGCGAATGGTGTCGCGCCAGTCGCGATGACGAATCCCGTGCCCGCGGGCACAAATCCTCCGCCGGTTGAGCAGCCGCAACCGCTGCGGCTCGGACCGGCCCCGAACATCGCGAAGATCGTTGCCGAGGCGAAGAGCGCACGCGAAGACGCGGATATTGCAAGCGAGGCGTGGGCCTTTGCAACCGTGCGCGAGCTTGGTGTCGCGCTGCGCCAGCGTAAGGTGACGTCAGTCGAGCTCACGAAGATGTACCTCGCGCGCCTGCGTCGTTACGACCCACTGCTGAAGTTCGTGATCACCTACACCGACGAGCGTGCGCTGAAGCAGGCGGCGCAGGCGGATCGCGAACTCGCCAGTGGTCACGATCGAGGCCCGCTGCACGGAATTCCGTGGGGCGCGAAGGATCTCCTGGCCGTGAAAGGTTACCCGACCACATGGGGCGCTGCCGGTTTTGAGCATCAGCAGTTCGACTACGATGCTGAAGTTGTGAAGCGTCTGGATGAAGCCGGGGCGGTGCTGGTCGCCAAGATGACTCTGGGCGCGCTCGCGCAAGGCGATCTCTGGTTTGGCGCCCGCACGCGGAACCCATGGAATCCGCATCAAGGTTCAAGCGGAAGTTCCGCAGGCTCAGCAAGCGCCGTGGCGGCCGGTTGCCTCGGCTTTGCGATTGGAACCGAGACACTCGGCTCGATCTCTTCACCATCAACGCGCTGCGGCGCGACGGGCTTGCGACCGAGCTTTGGCCGCGTGCCGCGAACGGGGGCGATGGCGCTCTCGTGGTCGATGGATAAAATCGGGCCGATTACGCGCTCAGCAGAGGACTGCGCGATGGTGTTGCACGCGATCTCCGGCCCTGACGGCCAGGACCTCAGCGTGCACGCCGGAGCCTTCAATGCCGACCTGACGATCGACGTGCGCAAGCTTCGCGTGGGCTATATCAAGTCTGCGTTTGACACACCTGTGCTGCAACCACTCCCGAAGGATGAGATTGCAACTCTGTCGGACGAGGAACGCTCGAAGCGCGAGAACGAACACAAAGCCCAGTTTGAGCGGCGGCTGTATGACGCAAAGTATGACGCGGCGACTCTCGACAGACTGCGCGCAATGGGCTTAACGCTCACTCCCTGTGAACTGCCGGACTTCCACTTCTCCGCACTGCTGAGCATCCTCAGCTCAGAGGCCGCAGCGGCATTCGACGAACTTACGCTCTCCGGTCGCGATGCTTTGCTCACCGGACAAAAGCCCTTCGATTGGCCGAATCAGTTCCGCACAGCGCGTTTCACTCCGGCGGTCGATTACATCCAGGCGCAGCGCGCACGCACGCTGGCCATCGCGCAGATGCATGACCTGTTCACAAAATTCGACGTCATCGTCGCTCCAAGCGGTGGAACTCAGCTCACCGCAACAAACCTCTGCGGACAGCCCGCCGTGATCGTTCCGAACGGAATCCGGGGCGATGACGCTCCGCCTCCGGCCAGCACCGAAGAGGGAGCGATGAACAACGTTGGCGGCCCCGGGACGCCGGTTTCGATCACCTTCCTTGCGCCTCTGTATGAGGAGGCGAAGGCCTGTGCGCTCGCAAATGCTTACCAGCAGAAGGCTGGCTTCATGGCGCTTCGGCCGAAGCTTGTGTAA
- a CDS encoding alanine--glyoxylate aminotransferase family protein, translating into MIRKTRLFTPGPTPLLPAAQFAMAAADIHHRTPEFRALFQRVLSQLKEFVGTKNDVIILSSSGTGAMEASVSNLTSPGDRVLVLTAGKFGERWSALAKAFGCEVDIVSAPYGQTFTVEAVKAALKLETRAVFMQANETSTGVRHDVEGVAKLLKQQKSEALLIVDAITGLGTSTLDMDHWGVDVLIGGSQKAVMIPPGLSYLAVSQRAWDRMESTYNPRYYFDLRKERKNAKTGESAYTPAVALIAALGAALDWIAAQADGNLEKGREKLVANAEVIAEMTRAALAALGFKLFNAVSPGAAATAVYAPEGVDSGVIVKELKSRFAAIITNGQGEMKGQIFRIAHLGFFDYLDTIALIGALEQVVVKSLPQLGAKFGDGLIAAQKVFAERAK; encoded by the coding sequence ATGATTCGTAAGACGCGCCTCTTTACGCCGGGTCCCACACCTCTTCTCCCCGCCGCGCAGTTCGCGATGGCTGCGGCCGACATCCATCACCGCACGCCGGAGTTCCGCGCGCTCTTCCAACGCGTTCTCTCGCAGCTCAAGGAATTCGTCGGCACAAAAAACGACGTCATCATTCTCTCCAGCTCCGGCACCGGCGCCATGGAGGCATCGGTCTCGAATCTCACCTCGCCCGGTGACCGCGTGCTCGTGCTCACCGCCGGCAAGTTCGGCGAGCGCTGGTCCGCTCTCGCAAAGGCCTTCGGTTGCGAGGTCGATATTGTCAGCGCTCCCTACGGCCAGACCTTCACGGTCGAGGCAGTGAAAGCCGCGCTGAAGCTGGAGACACGCGCCGTCTTCATGCAGGCCAACGAGACCTCGACCGGAGTTCGCCATGACGTCGAGGGCGTCGCCAAGCTGCTCAAACAGCAGAAGAGCGAGGCCCTGCTGATCGTGGACGCCATCACCGGCCTCGGCACCTCGACGTTGGATATGGATCACTGGGGCGTCGACGTCCTGATCGGCGGCTCCCAAAAAGCGGTCATGATTCCGCCGGGCCTCAGCTACCTCGCAGTCAGCCAGCGTGCGTGGGACCGCATGGAATCCACCTACAATCCGCGCTACTACTTCGACCTCCGCAAAGAGCGCAAGAATGCGAAGACCGGCGAGAGCGCCTACACACCTGCGGTGGCATTGATCGCTGCCCTGGGCGCTGCCCTCGATTGGATTGCCGCGCAGGCCGACGGCAATCTTGAGAAGGGCCGCGAGAAGCTCGTCGCCAACGCTGAAGTGATCGCCGAGATGACGCGCGCCGCGCTCGCAGCGCTGGGGTTCAAGCTGTTCAACGCTGTCAGCCCCGGAGCCGCCGCAACCGCAGTCTACGCGCCCGAAGGCGTTGACTCCGGTGTCATCGTCAAGGAGCTGAAGTCGCGCTTCGCCGCCATCATCACCAACGGTCAGGGCGAGATGAAGGGCCAGATCTTCCGCATCGCGCACCTGGGCTTCTTCGATTATCTCGACACCATCGCGCTCATCGGTGCGCTGGAGCAGGTGGTCGTCAAGAGCCTTCCCCAGCTCGGCGCCAAGTTCGGCGACGGACTCATCGCCGCACAGAAGGTCTTCGCCGAGCGGGCGAAGTAG
- a CDS encoding L,D-transpeptidase family protein: MTRRTICSLLAVLLLASLLPLSGCRGGVKALWAKFHHRRAKSKENTTDYADAISSVVDAGTLKILRWPNYSEFQPQVQQYYDGRNYELAWTRDGKPTPSAEALMQMFSNAAQKGLNPADYDADRWAQRVQQLEEIRKKHDDSDEAQSTVAQFDVAMTVALMRYLSDIHLGRVNPQTLNFDIDVPSRRAKFDIASLIDDEFVDANANEVNDAVAKLEPQNAMYQKTEQALEKYLQLAQQQSANPSAPLPGVDKPVAKGGSYPALPALWARLQLEGDAPTGAPAPASYDATFVAAVKHYQERSGLSDDGKLGQGTIDALNVPMSRRVQQIDDSLERWRWLPDNFQQARVMVNLPEFLVRAYDEDHNLAFTMRVVDGEAEGNHDTPMFVRTMRYMIFRPYWNLPISIIKKELVKHLDSGGAAYMEKNNYEVTTGNGSPVTGWTVNDLVHGRYMVRQKPGPKNSLGLVKFMFPNEYDVYMHSTPEMNLFNLSRRDRSHGCIRLNDAEKMADWVLDGQGDWDDDSIHEAMYGPADGGEPQDNKQVGLKTTLTVNITYLTANADEDGTMHFFNDIYGYDKQLEAALAAGRPYKQETVKINPKLTPGETE, encoded by the coding sequence ATGACGCGTCGTACGATCTGCTCCCTGCTTGCTGTTCTTCTGTTGGCTTCTCTTCTTCCACTCAGCGGCTGCCGCGGCGGCGTGAAGGCGCTGTGGGCGAAGTTCCACCATCGCCGCGCGAAGTCGAAGGAGAATACGACTGACTACGCGGACGCCATCTCATCCGTGGTGGATGCAGGCACTCTGAAGATTTTGCGGTGGCCGAATTACTCGGAGTTTCAGCCGCAGGTGCAGCAGTACTATGACGGGCGCAACTACGAGCTTGCCTGGACTCGCGATGGCAAGCCTACGCCATCGGCTGAAGCACTGATGCAGATGTTCTCCAATGCTGCACAGAAGGGGCTGAACCCAGCGGACTACGATGCGGACCGCTGGGCGCAGCGTGTGCAGCAGTTAGAAGAGATTCGGAAGAAACACGACGACTCAGACGAGGCGCAGTCGACGGTTGCGCAGTTTGATGTAGCGATGACGGTCGCGCTGATGCGTTATCTCTCGGACATTCACCTTGGACGGGTCAATCCGCAGACGCTGAACTTCGATATCGATGTGCCGAGCAGACGCGCGAAGTTCGACATTGCGAGTTTGATTGATGATGAGTTCGTCGACGCTAATGCGAATGAGGTCAACGATGCGGTAGCGAAGCTCGAGCCGCAGAACGCGATGTATCAGAAGACCGAGCAGGCGTTGGAAAAGTATCTGCAGCTGGCGCAGCAGCAGAGTGCGAATCCCTCCGCTCCGCTACCTGGTGTCGACAAGCCTGTGGCGAAAGGCGGAAGTTATCCGGCGCTCCCCGCGCTGTGGGCGAGGCTGCAGTTGGAGGGCGATGCGCCGACGGGTGCACCGGCTCCGGCAAGCTATGACGCGACTTTCGTTGCCGCAGTAAAGCACTACCAGGAGCGCAGCGGGCTGAGCGACGATGGCAAGCTGGGGCAAGGCACGATCGACGCGCTGAACGTGCCGATGAGCCGGCGGGTGCAGCAGATCGATGATTCGCTGGAGCGCTGGCGGTGGTTGCCGGACAACTTTCAACAGGCACGCGTGATGGTCAACCTGCCGGAGTTCCTTGTGCGTGCCTATGACGAGGACCACAATCTGGCGTTCACCATGAGGGTGGTAGACGGCGAGGCGGAGGGCAACCATGACACGCCGATGTTTGTGCGCACCATGCGATATATGATCTTTCGGCCGTACTGGAATTTGCCGATTTCGATCATCAAGAAAGAGCTGGTGAAACATCTGGACTCGGGTGGCGCGGCCTACATGGAGAAAAACAACTACGAAGTGACGACAGGCAATGGATCGCCGGTGACTGGATGGACAGTTAACGATCTTGTGCACGGACGCTACATGGTTCGGCAGAAACCTGGGCCGAAAAATTCCCTGGGCCTGGTGAAGTTCATGTTCCCGAACGAGTACGACGTGTACATGCACTCGACACCGGAGATGAATTTGTTCAACCTGTCACGTCGCGATCGCTCGCACGGATGCATTCGATTGAATGACGCCGAGAAGATGGCGGACTGGGTGTTGGATGGGCAGGGAGACTGGGACGACGACTCGATTCACGAGGCGATGTACGGTCCGGCGGACGGCGGCGAGCCGCAGGATAACAAGCAGGTGGGACTGAAGACGACGCTGACGGTAAACATCACCTACCTGACCGCCAATGCCGACGAAGATGGGACGATGCATTTCTTCAACGACATCTACGGATATGACAAACAGCTTGAAGCGGCACTGGCTGCGGGTCGACCGTACAAGCAGGAGACGGTGAAGATCAATCCGAAGCTGACGCCGGGCGAGACGGAGTAG
- a CDS encoding DUF2251 domain-containing protein: MDSLNFTPGKAHLKSNSRVVPWAVIFEDEGAAGYLYAFDRSEPTEERAILDAMLIYNVRSLEEPTRERLAAVQWSRDGMQAAFYIDGTPQAFIDFAARQSFCRSNFPNFMEQAGDTWRKASHAWDEEKIKSFEGSLYH, from the coding sequence ATGGATTCGCTCAACTTCACGCCGGGCAAGGCCCACCTCAAATCGAACTCCCGCGTGGTCCCGTGGGCCGTCATCTTTGAGGACGAGGGCGCTGCCGGATACCTCTACGCCTTCGACCGCTCCGAGCCCACAGAAGAGCGGGCCATCCTCGACGCCATGCTCATCTACAACGTGCGCTCGCTCGAGGAGCCGACCCGCGAGCGTCTCGCCGCCGTGCAGTGGTCCCGCGACGGCATGCAGGCCGCCTTCTACATCGACGGCACACCGCAGGCTTTCATCGACTTCGCCGCGCGCCAAAGCTTCTGCCGCTCCAACTTTCCCAACTTCATGGAGCAGGCCGGCGATACCTGGCGCAAAGCCTCACACGCCTGGGATGAAGAGAAGATCAAGAGCTTCGAAGGGTCGCTCTACCACTGA